The following is a genomic window from Crocinitomicaceae bacterium.
AATATCATTCCGTTTCCAAATTGTTCATAGAAATTCCCAACAGTGAAGTCAACTTGTTCGGTTGAATATCCTACATTTCTATAACCAATTCCCGTGCCTGAGAAGTAATCAGGATAACCGACAATTCTTGGAAGGTAAGATTCAAAGCGAACCCCACTGTGAAATCCTTTATAGCTCATGTTTACCAAAGCATAATTATTCATTACACTTTTTTCAACCGGTTGCTGAGCGTCAATTAATGTGTCTTCAAAAAGATATTGAAATGTAGTTTCAACGTTACCGGTTACATTGATTCCTTCTTGTTGTGCAAATACGCCGAGAGATCCGCACAGAAACGGAAGTAATATTTTTTTCATTGACTAGATGGATTTAGGAACGGGATTGGAATTATCTCTGCTATTTAGCGCTGATTTCTTTCACATGTTCATACAGTACTTCTTCATCTCCCGGTACAAAATTATTATGAGAGTAAACAATATTTCCTTCCCCGTCAAGTAAAAAAGTGTGAGGTACATTATTTACACCAAGCGCTCTTTTAAATTCTCCGTTTGGATCCATCCAGATGTCATATTCCCAGCCTGCGGCATTAACAACTGACTCAACGCTGTTGGCTGTTTTTTGATCATCAATAGATACCGCAATTAGTTTTACTCCTGTTTCCTCTTGCCAAGTTTCATATTCTTCAGCAATGGTGTTTAACTCTAACTTGCATGGTTTGCACCATGTTGCCCAAAAAGAAATAACAATAGGTTTGCCGTCATTAGATACTTCAGCTGTATTAATTGGATTACCGGCCATATCTTTAATATTTACCGATGGTAATTTTTTACCTGGATTTGTCTCATCTGTAAGTGATGGTGAAAATGCCAGAAACGCTGCGCTGGCAATTGATAATAGAAATAATTTTTTCATTGTTTTTTGTTTTAATATTTCTGATTCAAAAACCAGACCAATTTTTTACTGAGTAAATATAGGAGAAAGAGATGGAATGAAGGAATCATTGAGAAATTTATCCTTGAATTCCTAAAAAGATAGATGTTGTCTATTAATAATAAAAAAACCCGGTTGCCAAAAGACAACCGGGTTTTTCAATCTTGTATTTACACTTAATTATTTTGCAACAGAGAAGCGTTTTGTCATAACAGTACCGTTTACGGTAATGTTGATCAAGTACATTCCTGCTTCAAGGTCAGTAGTGTTAACATTTACTTTTTGAGCACCGTTTACCTCACCCATATTGTTCGTATAAACAACTTGTCCAAGTGTGTTAACAATTTGGATAGTTACATCAGAAGCAGAAGTAATATTGAACTCAATATTTGTTTGCTCAGATGCCGGGTTAGGATATACTGTAGCATCTTCAACAGTTTGGATGTTTTCAATTCCTGTGAAACCACCATCACCAGCTGTAGTTACTTCGAAAGCATAAGTACCCATAGAACCATAGTTCACAGCGAAGCTTCCATTGTATCCGCTTTCAGATTCAAGGTTTAATTGACCATCAGCGCTCGTACCGGTGCCACCAACTGCACCATCATTACCTAACATACCATCACCATAATCATCAAACATTAAGAAGTGGTAGCAACCAGCAGTAAGACCATACCATGTTACATTGCGCACAATTCCTTGTCCTGAACCAGAACCAGTCCATGTTCCAATTGCATTGAAATCAACTAGACCAGGATAAGTTCCACCGTTTCCTTGAGAATAAGCCGCTGCAGGGTCAGTGATTGTAGGAGTGCCTGAAGCAAGTAATACACCTACTTCTGATCCCCAAGCATCCATGGTCATGTGAAGAACTAGGTCACCTGTTCCAACGTTTGCTGCGTTAGTTACAGTAACAGGCGTGCTCACACCATTGTTTAATGCATCATCGTCAGTATCAGTGATAGCTGTAATATAGTTATAAGTTCCAGCAGAAAGAGAAACATCAACAGTTACAACAGTAGCTTCATAAGGATCAAGGTTAACAGAAACTGTGGTAGTTCCAACTGGTGTCATTCCATCTAACACTGCTACAGTTTTAGAACCAGTGATGTTAGCAGTAGAATAGTTTTGAATAACTACTTCAAAAGTTACTGTTGTTGATCCGCCACCGCAAGTAACAGCCGTAGCCGGAGTATTGTTTGTAATTGCACGCAAGTCATTTGCATCAGTAGCAACACCGCCGCAATCAGCAACAGCAGCTTCCCATGCAGCTTGGTTTACCTGACCCACTTCAGTAACTGTTCTGTCAGGGCAAATAAGAATAAGCGTAGGATAATAAGCAAGGTTCATCATACCTGCAATAACATCATCATTACACATTGGGTAT
Proteins encoded in this region:
- a CDS encoding TlpA family protein disulfide reductase, producing the protein MKKLFLLSIASAAFLAFSPSLTDETNPGKKLPSVNIKDMAGNPINTAEVSNDGKPIVISFWATWCKPCKLELNTIAEEYETWQEETGVKLIAVSIDDQKTANSVESVVNAAGWEYDIWMDPNGEFKRALGVNNVPHTFLLDGEGNIVYSHNNFVPGDEEVLYEHVKEISAK
- a CDS encoding T9SS type A sorting domain-containing protein; protein product: MKKMLQGLGIAAAVTVGIQANAQLPDNGIYPGGLILDEFQSGPVFDVDSILDSGTPVIIDMFAVWCGPCWSYHTGGTLEDVYNSIGYGGSGDVFIAGVEADSGEPEADMDGGGSSQGDWITGTPYPMCNDDVIAGMMNLAYYPTLILICPDRTVTEVGQVNQAAWEAAVADCGGVATDANDLRAITNNTPATAVTCGGGSTTVTFEVVIQNYSTANITGSKTVAVLDGMTPVGTTTVSVNLDPYEATVVTVDVSLSAGTYNYITAITDTDDDALNNGVSTPVTVTNAANVGTGDLVLHMTMDAWGSEVGVLLASGTPTITDPAAAYSQGNGGTYPGLVDFNAIGTWTGSGSGQGIVRNVTWYGLTAGCYHFLMFDDYGDGMLGNDGAVGGTGTSADGQLNLESESGYNGSFAVNYGSMGTYAFEVTTAGDGGFTGIENIQTVEDATVYPNPASEQTNIEFNITSASDVTIQIVNTLGQVVYTNNMGEVNGAQKVNVNTTDLEAGMYLINITVNGTVMTKRFSVAK